AGATGGCAGAGATAATGAGATGCCGCCCCCGCTCCCGCCAAATGAGATACGTCGCACTCTACTCAACCCAGTGCAAAAAGTTCACGCAATACTGAcctcacgcacacacacacgcccaGGAAGAGGCAGAACCACAAATGAAACGGGTACAACGCCCACGCATGTTGCaatacacaaacaaaaaaacgagaGCGACAGAGCGACGGAGCTTTGTGGCGCCGAATATGACGGTTGTTGCGAACAAGCTGTATGTCAGTGGGGTTGGCACTCTTCGAGTGGCTTAttctctctccatctctttGCGGAGCTCAAGATACAAACTTTACTGAGAGTACTGTGTGGGAATGCCTCACCTTGTTTAAGTACACCATGCTTGCGCCTATACGTGACGTCAGCGCACGAAAATTTCTACAGACGACGCAGAAGCCAACtgaccagcagcaacaactccaacaacaacaacaacaacaaactaTTACTACTACGAACGGAAATCCATAACAAAACTACGATGCGGTTACGCTTCGGTTATTGCCTTTAattattgtttttgttgtagGTGGCGCTGCTGTCGTACGCATTTATCGGCCTGGCCTGTCGTCCCCCACTAGTCATTCATGGCCCGATTGCTGTGCATACATATGCAAATGTGTTTgcgagagtgtgtgtgtgtgtgtgtgtgtggagtctCGTTcgcgacaacaacaacaacaacagcaagagAAACGAAATTTCGCGCCGCGCCGCTGAAGGGAGCCGAGCCGCCGCAGAGTTGTAaaacgtgtttttgttttgcccGTATTATGATTGAACAAAAATGCGTAGTTTTTGCTTTCATGATACTACTACGGAATAAACCAGTTGACCTCAGACAACAGCACAGCCGTAAAGCAGATATTGAAAAGAGCGTGTTTTGGTTGGTCATCAAGCATTCAAGTCATCAATGGGGCCCCAGCCGATGGACGGATGCAGTCTGTGACCCAAAAAGTAGCAAACACTTTCAAACGGTTGCCAATTTTGCCtcctatatatgtacatatacatttataattatcatcatcataatGATTAGGCAAACAAAGCATTTATGCAATCGAATATAACACAGAAATTCCACGCCTTTGGCTTATTGGGCACCACAGCCCTGTCTGAATAGTGTTATCCTTTTTTCGCACGCTCTCGTCACTTTcacccacacacactcacacacacatgcccAAAGGGTATTAAGGAAGCAGACAGCGCGACGCTTGAAAAGGGCGTTGGGCAATCCTCGCTCGGGACGCAGAAGCTTCAGCTTCGtgccacaaaaacaaaatatctCCACTTACACACAGCCAGACAACATTTCTGCACCTTGCTGCTCCGATGCTTACCCAATTCTCAGTGTGGATGGGGAGCTGGGGTTGGGGCTGCTGCTACATTCCAGAATGCCTCcaacgctgctgctgctgctgctacctCTGCTGACGTCTGCGacgatgctgatgctgctgctggcgcatCAAGCAATCGGACACATGCACATTATTTCACTTGACTTGATTGCCCTGCTATATTTTTCAATATTATGCATATTTATAAGCATTTGCacaacacccacacacacactaatGAAGGGATAACACGCACCTTCCACCTTCCCGATCTTTCCGATATTGGTGTGTGTTTCCTCCTGCCTTTTTCCACatccacatacatatacactaGACGACCAGCAACTGGCTGCTGGTTTTATGGAATTTTCTATTGCTTTTTCACGACTGTTCGCTGGGCACGCTGTCCGTCTGCTGATGATGCATTCCGCGCAATTGCATCTAATCTGAGTGTAGCCCACGCACGGCCATTTCTTTTGGGACAAACAATATTTTGAgcacaaaaatacaaatttggttttaaaacaaaaaattcaCACGAGAGCGGCCATCTTGCGAGCAGTGTGACCGCAGATTTGACAATAAAATATACTGTCTGACCGtccgaaatataccgaaatataagtcacaaatttcaaaatatactgaTAAATTATTTGTATTCAGATTCcatcatattcctcgtttttgatattcggtttaatattactagctagttAGGACATTCAGCACTGAACACAAGGTTTTAGCCGATAAATtcatcaattttctacaagattggttAGTTTAAATACTCCCTTTAATTCGATTATGtctaaaataataaaaataaaaaatcaaAGCATAAAACGTAAGCGTGTATGGAATGTAACGTAGTGTGAATGGAATGTTACGTAATTGTTGCTGGTCAACAGGTATCCGCTTTGACTGTATGGACATCTTTATACCCTATTTCATTTAATAAACATTAAAATTCTGTTTCCCAGCTGATTGGAAACATAAGTAATCAGTTATGTCTCAGATTGAAATGTTGTAGACCTATTAAGGCAATCAGATGCAGTGTCctgtaaataaatatatattttgaaAACCATAAACTGCAAAATATCATGGATATAGCTTTGAAACAGGGACGACTAGTTAATTGTACCCTAAGATGCCAAACATTTGCTCAAATCTAtacttattattatttttaggGACGACTAGTTAATTGTACCCTAAGATGCCAAACATTTGCTCAAATCTATACTATTATTTTTCCAAGGGTATCAGAATGTTGCGGGACTATGTGGCTCGATAAATGCTACCTGTCACGGATACTTTTAAGTCACACTTTGCCTATCGGTTCTTCGCCAGCTCTAATTGGCGCGCCAGTGTGACCGTATTAATCCAAACAGACCTGCAGCAATTGTTGCGCCGTTTCCACACGTGcaatattttgaaaatatgCGCAATTTGAAGCTGCAATTCTGCAATGAGCTGCAGACGAAGGTGCCCCAGCCCCGGCAGATGCTACAGGGGCCGGAAGTCAGGCTGGAGGGTACGGAAACCACCTACATCGTCACCGACAGCAATGTGTACGCCGTGACGGGGACCGGCAATACCCCACCGAAGGTTATCGCAGATCTGCCCGACATCGTGGCAGCCGAGTTCCTGCAGCTGAACAATGTAATCTGTGTGGCCACGCGAGCCGGCGAGGTGCTGCTCATCGATCCGGATACACTGGCCACCAGCGAAGGCACCTACTGCGACGTGGGGATCGAGCGGATGGCATGGTCGCCCACCCAGGAGGTGGTGGCCTTTATAACCACCTCCCACAATGTGGCGGTCATGAACTCCACCTTCGATGTGATCGCCGAACAGCCGCTGGAGGCGGAACTGCCCGCCGAACAGCAGTTCATTAACGTGGGATGGGGCAAGAAGGAGacacagttccatggctccgcTGGGAAGCAGGCTGCCAAGCAGTCGACGGATCAGACAGCTCAGATGACGCAGGAGCTGCTAAGTCAGGATGTGAACATTGCCTGGCGCGGGGATGGCGCCTACTTTGTGGTGTCCTATGAGTCTGGAGGCGGACGCACCTTCAAGGTGTACGACAGCGAGGGTAAGCTCCAGCACACGGCCGAAAAGAGCAGCAATCTGAGGGAGATAATCGCGTGGCGTCCATCGGGCAACTGGATTGCTCTGCCCCAGTGGTTCCCCAACAAGTCGACGATCTCCCTGTTCGAGAAGAACGGCCTGCGGCATCGGGAGCTCGTCCTGCCCTTCGACCTGCAGGAGGAGCCCATACTGCAGCTCAAGTGGAGCGAGGACTCGGACATACTGGCCATCCGCACGGCAaaggagaaggagcagcagcagagggtGTATCTGTACACGATAGGAAACTATCATTGGTACCTCAAGCAGGTTCTTGTCTATGCAGACACCGATCCAGTGGCCGTCGTCCACTGGGACACTCGCATGGGTGCGGAACAGACGCTCCATGTCGTCCTGGAGAGCGGCAAACAGCTCGCCTACTGCTGGGCCTTCGATGTGGAGCCCTATGCCCGGCACGGCATTGTCGGTGTGATCGATGGGAAGCGGCTGCTCCTCACAGACTTTGCACGGGCCGTGGTGCCTCCGCCCATGTCCCAGCGGGTGCTCCAGCTGGACGAATACATCAATGCCATTGCCTGGGACGATCAGCAGCTGTGCGTGTACACCTGCGACCGGAGGTTCCACTTCTACGAGCTCAAGAATCGcctgcagcaacagccagaACCCACCAGCGGTTCCATTAAACTTCCGCCACTCCATGGGGAGCAGCTACTGGAGCTGGCAAACTTTACGTACTTCTCCAGAGATGGCCAACTGCTGGCCACAACAAGCGCTCTGGGAATCACCCGCCTTCTGTGGCTCCAGAAGAGCGAGAACGAGGACTGCCACTGGATCGATGCATTGACGATCGATGGTCTGGTGAATGCCCTTTCGAGGGCCACCCACAACTGCAGGCATATCTATGCCCACACTCTGGACAGCGGAAAGACCTACGATGTCAGTCTCGCATCGGACAACGTTTTAGCTATGGAACAGGTTTCGGCCAAACAGTTTGAGCCGTCCCTCGAAAGTACGTATCAAATGATTCGATTATTCCCTTGAATGTTCTTGAATGAATGAACCTTTTCCTTTTTAGGGGGACTCGTGACCCTGCGTCGTCAGAATCTGCTGCAACTGGGGCGGAGTGGCGAGCCCATTGCCGAGGATGTCACTTCGTTCCTCTTTATTGGCACCTATCTGGCCTACACCCAAATGAACACTCTCCACTTTGTGGACGCCGACAATCGTCAGCATTTGGCCTCGCGGAATATCGAAAGGGGCGCCAAACTGGTCACAGTCATTGACGAGGAGGCGCGAGTGGTGCTCCAGCTGCCGCGTGGCAACCTGGAGGCCATTTATCCGCGACTACTGGTCCTTGATCACGTGAGAGTCCTGCTGAACGCGCTAACGCGGCGGGACAAGTATTTGGAGGCCATGAAGCTGCTGCGGAAGAATCGTATCAATCTGAACATTATCTGCGACACGAATGTGGCGATGTTTGTGGATCACGTGGATGACTTTCTGCGCGATATCCAGGAGATCCAGTGGCTGTGTCTTTTCATCAGTGAACTGCAGAACGAGGACACCACCGCCATGTACCCGAGGAGGGCCAATGAGAGCCCACAGCGCCTGCCGCGTGGATTCAAGTTTGAGGATAAGGTGTCGTACATCTGTGCCCTGTTCCTCAGTCGCATGACGGAGACCGCCAAGGACCGCACTCGCTTCCGCTTGCCCCTGATCACGGTGTTTGTGCGACTCGGAGATGTGAACTCGGCCCTGAAGCTCATTCGAGATTTCGGGGATCCGGCGCAGAAGGATCAGTTGTTGAAGTACCTGATGTATCTCGTGGACATCAACGAGCTGTACAACGTGGCTCTCGGAAGTTATAACCTCGGCACGGCCCTGTTTGTGGCCCAGAAATCGCAAAAGGATCCCAAGGAGTACCTGCAGTATCTGAACGAACTGAAGGCCCTGCCCGAGGACTATCGGAAGTTCCGGATCGACGATAATCTCAAGCGCTACTCGTCAGCGGTGCAGCATCTCGCTCGCTGCGGGGAGGAGCACCACGACGAGGCCATGGAGTTTATACGGAAGCATAGCCTCTACACTGTCGCATTGTCCTCGTACAAGGCTCATCCGGAGTTCCACCGTCGGTTGTGCGTGGCCTATGCGGATCATTTGAGGGCCAGTGCAAAGCTGGAGAATGCCAGCCTCATGTACGAGCGTGGAGGGGAGCTGCAGCAGGCGCTGTTCAGCGCCCGACACACCCTCGACTGGCAAAGGGTTATGGTGCTGGCCAAGGCGCTGGGGGATCAGTCTCTCGATCAGGTGGCTCTGTCGCTGGTGGggccgctgcagcagcaggGCAGGCACCTGGAGGCGGCCGAGTTGGTCAAGGAGCATGTCCAGGATAAGGAGAAGCACTTGGAGGTGCTGCTAGAAGGACATCTCTATGGAAAGGCCATCTACGAGGCGGGTCTCCAGGGGGGAAACGTTTTGGGTAAGCGAGGGGACTCTTTTTCTTCTCTATTTGTATGCCCTGAACCCTATCCCTGTCATCCCTATCATCCTGCAGATGAGAAGGTAGCCCCCGCTTTGGTGGCCCATGCGGGACAGATGCATGGCTCCCTGAAGTCGGATCTGCAGCTCTTTCTGGAATACAAGCAACGGCTCCTGGACATACGACAGCGCCGGGCGAGTGGTGCGGAGATGGAAGGTGATGGCGACGTGGACATTGACGAGGTGGATCTGCTCTCCGATACGACGAGTATGCACTCCTCCCGCTACAGCGGCACATCCCGCGGCACAGGGTAAGAGCACAGAGTCAGCACAGCCAAGGCTATAGAGAGTTTCACTTTTCCTcttccttctcctcctcctcctcctccgtcTCCTCCTTCTTTCTGTAGCAAGACATTCCGCTCGAGCAAAAATCGACGCAAGCACGAACGCAAGTTGCTCAGCCTAAAGCCGGGCAACCCCTTCGAAGACATTGCGCTCATCGATGCGCTGCACCAGCACGTCACGAAGatcggccagcagcagcaggttgTGCGTGACACATGCAAAGCACTGCTACAGCTGGGCGGGGGCGAGGACACACTGGCTAGTGCACTGCAGCGTGAATTCAAGACGCTGCTGCAGACAGTGGAGTCGGCCCTGGACGAGATTTGGATACCCGAACTGGTGGGCGGCGGCGCTAGCGGATCGCTGGCGCAGCATCTGACGGGCCCGAATGTGGACTACATGGCCCTGCAGAAGGAGCAGCGCTATGCTTTGTTAAGTGGGTTGATGAAAGATGATTTGCGCTGGCTCTACGACCTCTCCTCTCTTTGCAGGTCCCCTGAAGCGCTTCAAGCCCCAGCTAAATGCCGTCGACTGGCAGCACGAGATTCTCCAATGAGCCAATCGATTTGCGTGCAGGAGGATGGCCGCTTTTCCATTTACTTTCACTCTGTGCTGGAATTAAATGTTGCATTACATTTCGCATTGCTAAttgaaacgaaacgaaa
This region of Drosophila miranda strain MSH22 chromosome 2, D.miranda_PacBio2.1, whole genome shotgun sequence genomic DNA includes:
- the LOC108155842 gene encoding putative elongator complex protein 1 is translated as MRNLKLQFCNELQTKVPQPRQMLQGPEVRLEGTETTYIVTDSNVYAVTGTGNTPPKVIADLPDIVAAEFLQLNNVICVATRAGEVLLIDPDTLATSEGTYCDVGIERMAWSPTQEVVAFITTSHNVAVMNSTFDVIAEQPLEAELPAEQQFINVGWGKKETQFHGSAGKQAAKQSTDQTAQMTQELLSQDVNIAWRGDGAYFVVSYESGGGRTFKVYDSEGKLQHTAEKSSNLREIIAWRPSGNWIALPQWFPNKSTISLFEKNGLRHRELVLPFDLQEEPILQLKWSEDSDILAIRTAKEKEQQQRVYLYTIGNYHWYLKQVLVYADTDPVAVVHWDTRMGAEQTLHVVLESGKQLAYCWAFDVEPYARHGIVGVIDGKRLLLTDFARAVVPPPMSQRVLQLDEYINAIAWDDQQLCVYTCDRRFHFYELKNRLQQQPEPTSGSIKLPPLHGEQLLELANFTYFSRDGQLLATTSALGITRLLWLQKSENEDCHWIDALTIDGLVNALSRATHNCRHIYAHTLDSGKTYDVSLASDNVLAMEQVSAKQFEPSLERGLVTLRRQNLLQLGRSGEPIAEDVTSFLFIGTYLAYTQMNTLHFVDADNRQHLASRNIERGAKLVTVIDEEARVVLQLPRGNLEAIYPRLLVLDHVRVLLNALTRRDKYLEAMKLLRKNRINLNIICDTNVAMFVDHVDDFLRDIQEIQWLCLFISELQNEDTTAMYPRRANESPQRLPRGFKFEDKVSYICALFLSRMTETAKDRTRFRLPLITVFVRLGDVNSALKLIRDFGDPAQKDQLLKYLMYLVDINELYNVALGSYNLGTALFVAQKSQKDPKEYLQYLNELKALPEDYRKFRIDDNLKRYSSAVQHLARCGEEHHDEAMEFIRKHSLYTVALSSYKAHPEFHRRLCVAYADHLRASAKLENASLMYERGGELQQALFSARHTLDWQRVMVLAKALGDQSLDQVALSLVGPLQQQGRHLEAAELVKEHVQDKEKHLEVLLEGHLYGKAIYEAGLQGGNVLDEKVAPALVAHAGQMHGSLKSDLQLFLEYKQRLLDIRQRRASGAEMEGDGDVDIDEVDLLSDTTSMHSSRYSGTSRGTGKTFRSSKNRRKHERKLLSLKPGNPFEDIALIDALHQHVTKIGQQQQVVRDTCKALLQLGGGEDTLASALQREFKTLLQTVESALDEIWIPELVGGGASGSLAQHLTGPNVDYMALQKEQRYALLSPLKRFKPQLNAVDWQHEILQ